One genomic region from Chloroflexota bacterium encodes:
- a CDS encoding enoyl-CoA hydratase/isomerase family protein — MGEYQNVKVSVEERIAILTIDHPPANAFDTRTVMDLNAAFDEVLANPEVKAIIITGAGQFAFVAGADINEINALKGHDDAKEVVVKGQQLFSKIEASPKPVIAAINAVCLGGGNELAMSCHIRIASDRARFGQPEINLGIIPGWGGTQRLPRYVGKGKAFELLFTGDMITAQEAFRIGLVNKVVPAGDVIKEAKGLAKKIVSKSALSLAAIIDAVNKGLEMDLQDALLYEAEHFAKLCETYDMREGVAAFLQKRQAKFEDR, encoded by the coding sequence AGTGTCCGTTGAGGAGCGCATCGCCATCCTGACCATTGACCATCCCCCCGCCAACGCCTTTGACACGCGGACCGTCATGGACCTGAACGCCGCCTTTGACGAGGTCCTGGCCAACCCCGAGGTCAAGGCCATCATCATCACGGGCGCGGGCCAGTTTGCCTTCGTGGCGGGCGCCGACATCAACGAGATCAACGCCCTCAAGGGCCACGACGACGCCAAGGAAGTGGTGGTCAAGGGCCAGCAACTCTTCAGCAAGATTGAGGCCAGCCCCAAACCGGTCATCGCCGCCATCAACGCCGTGTGCCTGGGCGGCGGCAACGAACTGGCCATGTCCTGCCATATCCGCATTGCCTCGGACCGTGCCCGCTTCGGCCAGCCCGAGATCAACCTGGGCATCATCCCCGGCTGGGGCGGCACCCAGCGCCTGCCGCGCTACGTGGGCAAGGGCAAGGCCTTTGAACTCCTGTTCACCGGCGACATGATCACCGCGCAGGAAGCCTTCCGCATCGGCCTGGTGAACAAGGTCGTGCCCGCCGGCGACGTCATCAAAGAGGCCAAGGGCCTGGCCAAGAAGATCGTGTCCAAGTCGGCCCTGTCCCTGGCCGCCATCATTGACGCCGTGAACAAGGGCTTGGAAATGGACCTGCAAGATGCCCTGCTGTACGAGGCCGAGCACTTCGCCAAACTCTGCGAGACCTACGACATGCGCGAGGGTGTGGCCGCCTTCCTGCAGAAGCGCCAGGCCAAGTTTGAAGACCGGTAG
- a CDS encoding acyl-CoA dehydrogenase family protein has product MDFTFPREYELLRRMIREFAQNEIAPIAEEIDVEEKVPMDVIRKAAKLGLMGVPFPQEYGGAGAGEIGYCILMEEINKVCGSTATVIGAHTGIGAMAIYLDGTPEQKEKYLTPLARGEKIAAFALTEPNAGSDAAAIQTRAVRDGDNYILNGTKIWITNGDIADIITVFAVTDPALGARGGVTAFIVEKTFPGFRVGTKETKMGIRGSSTAEIIFEDCVVPKENVLGQFGAGFLTALKTLDVGRISLGAGCLGGAQAALDAAIDFAKNRYQFGQPIAQKQAIQWMIADMATEIEALRSLVYRTAWMMDSGNMGRDFSTYAAMCKVFGSEVLDRCVDKCVQIHGGMGYMKKYPVERMYRDARITRIFEGTNEIQRLVIATNLFRKVGVRIR; this is encoded by the coding sequence ATGGACTTCACATTTCCCAGAGAGTACGAACTCCTTCGCCGCATGATCCGCGAGTTCGCGCAGAACGAGATCGCGCCCATCGCCGAAGAGATTGACGTGGAAGAGAAAGTCCCGATGGACGTCATCCGCAAGGCGGCCAAACTGGGGCTGATGGGCGTGCCCTTCCCGCAGGAATACGGGGGCGCGGGCGCGGGCGAAATCGGCTACTGCATCCTCATGGAGGAAATCAACAAAGTCTGCGGCTCCACCGCCACCGTCATCGGCGCCCACACCGGCATCGGCGCCATGGCCATCTACCTGGACGGCACGCCCGAGCAGAAGGAAAAATACCTCACGCCCCTGGCCCGTGGTGAGAAGATCGCCGCCTTCGCCCTCACCGAACCCAACGCCGGCTCCGATGCCGCGGCCATCCAGACCCGCGCCGTGCGCGACGGCGACAACTACATCCTCAACGGCACGAAAATCTGGATCACCAACGGCGACATCGCCGACATCATCACCGTCTTCGCCGTAACCGACCCGGCCCTGGGCGCGCGCGGCGGCGTTACAGCCTTCATCGTGGAGAAGACCTTCCCCGGCTTCCGCGTGGGCACCAAAGAGACCAAGATGGGCATCCGCGGCTCCTCCACCGCTGAAATCATCTTTGAGGACTGCGTCGTGCCCAAGGAGAACGTCCTGGGCCAGTTTGGCGCGGGCTTCCTCACGGCCCTGAAGACGCTGGACGTGGGGCGCATCAGCCTGGGCGCAGGCTGCCTGGGCGGCGCGCAAGCGGCCTTGGACGCGGCCATTGACTTCGCCAAGAACCGCTACCAGTTTGGCCAGCCCATCGCCCAGAAGCAGGCCATCCAGTGGATGATCGCCGACATGGCCACCGAGATTGAAGCTCTGCGTTCGCTCGTTTACCGCACCGCCTGGATGATGGACTCGGGCAACATGGGCCGCGACTTCAGCACCTACGCCGCCATGTGCAAGGTCTTCGGCTCCGAAGTGTTGGACCGCTGCGTGGACAAGTGCGTGCAAATCCACGGAGGCATGGGCTACATGAAGAAGTACCCCGTGGAGCGGATGTACCGCGACGCCCGCATCACCCGCATCTTTGAGGGCACCAACGAAATCCAGCGCCTTGTCATCGCCACCAACCTGTTCCGCAAAGTCGGCGTCCGCATCCGCTAG
- a CDS encoding electron transfer flavoprotein subunit beta/FixA family protein: protein MKIVVTIKQVPDTTEVKLDPRTGTLIREGVPSIINPEDKNALEEALKLKESLGAHVVVITMGPPQADDALREALAMGADEAILLSDRAFAGADTWATATTLGMAIKKIGDYDLILAGRQAIDGDTAQVGPQLAEYLGIPQITYVTELTLTDGGVRAKRKLEDGYEIIEARLPALLTITKEANKPRYPTAPGIITAYRARQVTLWTSQDLGAEPGTLGLEGSPTQVRRSFSPPAKEPGETITAPPDEAARQILSRLRARNIIQG, encoded by the coding sequence ATGAAGATCGTCGTTACAATCAAACAGGTACCCGACACCACCGAGGTCAAACTGGACCCCCGCACCGGCACGCTCATCCGCGAAGGGGTGCCCAGCATCATCAACCCCGAGGACAAGAACGCGCTGGAAGAGGCGCTGAAACTCAAGGAAAGCCTGGGCGCGCACGTCGTGGTCATCACCATGGGCCCGCCCCAGGCCGATGACGCGCTGCGCGAGGCCCTGGCCATGGGCGCCGACGAGGCTATCCTCCTGTCGGACCGAGCCTTCGCAGGCGCCGACACCTGGGCCACCGCCACCACCCTCGGCATGGCCATCAAGAAGATCGGCGACTACGACCTTATCCTGGCCGGCCGCCAGGCCATTGACGGCGACACCGCCCAGGTAGGCCCCCAGTTGGCCGAATATCTGGGCATCCCCCAGATCACCTACGTAACCGAACTGACGCTCACCGACGGCGGCGTGCGCGCCAAACGCAAACTGGAAGACGGGTATGAGATCATAGAAGCCCGGCTGCCCGCGCTGCTCACCATCACCAAAGAGGCCAACAAGCCCCGGTATCCCACCGCGCCCGGCATCATCACCGCCTACCGCGCGCGCCAGGTAACGCTGTGGACATCCCAAGACCTGGGCGCGGAGCCCGGGACGCTGGGACTGGAAGGCTCGCCCACCCAGGTGCGGCGCTCCTTCAGCCCGCCGGCCAAGGAGCCGGGCGAGACCATCACCGCGCCGCCCGACGAGGCCGCACGGCAAATCCTGAGCCGACTCAGAGCGCGCAACATCATTCAGGGATGA
- a CDS encoding pyrimidine 5'-nucleotidase, translating to MATVIVSAARTPFGRFGGTLKDTPAVELGAWAIRAACSRVALALDERDQVILGHCVGGGVGQVPARQAALRAGVPVAVGAMSLNTACTSALNAVIWGDLLIQSRRARWVVAGGMENMSQSPYILPRARWGYRLGDGPLVDDLTASLTCPLGGKHMGDYANDAAKAYGITRAAQDEWALRSHRRYFAAKDAGFFRDEIAPATVKVGKTETTLDTDEQPRADTTLEKLAALPPAFSPEGTVTAGNAPGLNDGAAALVLMDEADARALGLQPLAWIVGAAQVSDEPPRISTVPADTARRLLAEHGLRPRDVDLWEINEAFAAVPLICIRELDIDPERVNVNGGAVAIGHPVGATGSRILMTLAYEMRRRGAALGVATLCGAGANGAAVLLASDPNAAKPKARSAASTRKRPNPADEKPSGPPPLRFALFDLDQTLYPMSSGLMDEVGRLIKQYMRERCGFAEGEIVALRDRYFREYGTTLRGLMLHHNVDPEDYLAYVHNLPLERFIAPNPALDKALAALPLTKVVFTNASEAHARRVLSLLGVERHFSAIIDIKAVRYVNKPDPEAYELALALLDARPEECLLLDDTPRNLVPGRTMGMITVLVGSDDPDDAHFAIPRIEDLPRITALLDGRLPSKGEGAP from the coding sequence ATGGCAACGGTCATCGTATCGGCCGCGCGGACGCCTTTCGGGCGTTTTGGCGGCACGCTAAAAGACACGCCCGCGGTGGAACTGGGCGCGTGGGCAATCCGCGCGGCCTGCTCCCGCGTCGCGCTGGCGCTGGATGAGCGCGATCAGGTCATCCTGGGCCACTGCGTAGGCGGGGGCGTGGGCCAGGTGCCCGCGCGCCAGGCTGCCCTGCGCGCCGGCGTGCCCGTCGCCGTTGGCGCCATGTCCCTCAACACGGCCTGCACCTCGGCGCTGAACGCCGTCATCTGGGGCGACCTGCTCATCCAGAGCCGCCGCGCCCGTTGGGTCGTCGCCGGCGGCATGGAGAACATGAGCCAGTCGCCCTACATCCTGCCGCGCGCCCGCTGGGGCTACCGCCTGGGCGACGGCCCCCTCGTGGACGACCTGACGGCGTCGCTCACCTGCCCGCTGGGGGGCAAGCACATGGGCGACTACGCCAATGACGCCGCCAAAGCCTACGGCATCACGCGGGCCGCGCAGGACGAATGGGCGCTCCGCAGCCATCGGCGGTACTTCGCCGCCAAAGACGCGGGGTTCTTCCGAGACGAAATCGCGCCGGCCACGGTCAAGGTCGGCAAGACCGAGACCACCCTGGACACGGACGAGCAGCCCCGCGCCGACACCACGCTGGAGAAACTCGCCGCCCTGCCCCCGGCCTTCTCACCCGAAGGGACGGTAACGGCAGGCAACGCCCCAGGGCTAAACGACGGCGCGGCGGCCCTTGTCCTCATGGACGAGGCCGACGCCCGCGCGCTGGGCCTGCAACCCCTGGCCTGGATCGTCGGCGCGGCCCAGGTCTCCGACGAGCCGCCGCGCATCAGCACCGTCCCTGCCGACACCGCCCGAAGGCTTCTCGCCGAGCACGGTCTGCGCCCCCGCGACGTGGACCTCTGGGAAATCAACGAGGCGTTCGCGGCCGTGCCCCTCATCTGCATCCGCGAACTGGACATTGACCCGGAGCGCGTCAACGTCAACGGCGGGGCGGTCGCCATCGGCCACCCCGTGGGGGCCACGGGCTCCCGCATCCTCATGACGCTGGCCTACGAGATGCGCCGCCGCGGGGCGGCTCTGGGCGTCGCCACGCTGTGCGGCGCTGGCGCCAACGGCGCGGCGGTGCTCCTGGCCTCGGATCCGAACGCCGCCAAACCGAAAGCGCGCTCCGCAGCAAGTACCCGCAAGCGCCCCAACCCCGCCGACGAGAAGCCGAGCGGACCGCCCCCGCTGCGCTTCGCCCTGTTTGATCTGGACCAGACCCTGTACCCCATGAGTTCGGGCCTCATGGACGAGGTGGGTCGCCTCATCAAGCAGTACATGCGCGAGCGGTGCGGCTTCGCCGAAGGTGAAATCGTCGCCCTGCGCGACCGGTACTTCCGCGAGTATGGCACCACTCTGCGCGGGCTGATGCTCCACCACAACGTGGACCCCGAAGACTACCTGGCCTACGTCCACAACCTGCCGCTGGAACGGTTCATCGCGCCGAACCCCGCCCTGGACAAGGCCCTGGCCGCGCTCCCGCTCACCAAGGTCGTGTTCACCAATGCCAGCGAAGCCCATGCCCGGCGGGTGCTCAGCCTCCTCGGCGTGGAGCGCCACTTCTCCGCCATCATAGACATCAAGGCTGTTCGTTATGTAAACAAGCCGGACCCCGAAGCCTACGAGTTGGCGCTTGCCCTGCTGGACGCCCGCCCCGAGGAGTGCCTCTTGTTGGACGACACGCCGCGCAACCTGGTGCCTGGGCGCACGATGGGCATGATCACCGTCCTGGTGGGCAGCGATGACCCCGACGATGCCCACTTTGCCATCCCGCGTATAGAAGACCTGCCGCGTATCACGGCGCTGCTGGACGGCCGGCTGCCGAGCAAGGGTGAGGGGGCGCCATGA
- a CDS encoding CoA transferase subunit A, with translation MMDKTCSLAQAVRAIAPGSLLAIGGLMLHRRPMAAVREIIRARIGDLTLLGATLGLDADLLVGAGLVRRVRTCYFGLEAFGLAPMFTRAAPAGALEIVEETETSIACGLRATLARVGFIASPAWMGTDFLRVRPDVRTVADPYTGETCVAFPAIAPDVALIHALEADPMGNAILGGNLAVDWELSLTARTVIVTAERIVPRLSAEADLLGQRVTHVVAAPNGAAPTSCHPLYPLDAQAILAYVETCASDRFQEYLSAWLQT, from the coding sequence ATGATGGACAAGACCTGCTCCCTCGCCCAGGCCGTTCGCGCCATCGCGCCCGGCAGCCTCCTCGCCATCGGCGGCCTCATGCTCCACCGCCGCCCTATGGCCGCCGTGCGCGAGATCATCCGCGCGCGCATCGGCGACCTGACCCTGCTCGGCGCCACGCTGGGGCTGGACGCCGACCTCCTGGTAGGCGCGGGCCTGGTGCGACGCGTCCGCACGTGCTACTTCGGCCTGGAAGCCTTCGGCCTGGCGCCCATGTTCACCCGCGCAGCCCCGGCAGGCGCGCTGGAAATCGTGGAGGAGACGGAAACCAGCATCGCTTGCGGCCTGCGCGCTACGCTCGCCCGCGTCGGGTTTATCGCGTCGCCCGCATGGATGGGCACGGACTTCCTGCGCGTGCGGCCCGACGTGCGCACCGTCGCCGACCCGTACACCGGCGAGACGTGCGTCGCCTTCCCGGCCATCGCCCCCGACGTGGCCCTCATCCATGCCCTGGAAGCCGACCCTATGGGCAACGCCATCCTGGGCGGCAACCTGGCCGTGGACTGGGAACTGAGCCTCACGGCGCGAACCGTCATCGTAACGGCCGAGCGCATCGTGCCGCGTCTGTCGGCCGAGGCCGACCTGCTGGGGCAGCGCGTTACCCATGTGGTGGCCGCGCCCAACGGCGCTGCGCCCACATCCTGCCATCCGCTGTATCCGCTGGATGCCCAGGCCATCCTCGCCTACGTGGAAACCTGTGCGTCCGACCGATTCCAGGAATACCTGAGCGCGTGGCTGCAAACATGA
- a CDS encoding PLP-dependent aminotransferase family protein, translating into MSLPVQPVETEVTTDWDAKFAGRAVKMTSSVIRELLKLTEKPDIISFAGGLPAAELFPIREFREACEYVLTTNGSKALQYGATEGYTPLREYLCEKMQKYGVPAEVENIIITNGSQQALDLIGRIFLDKGDVVITERPTYLGALQAWRAYEPQFATVPLDDDGMCVDELEPVLKAHQGKVKFIYVLPNFHNPAGTTLPLERRAELVRLAAKYGVPIIEDDPYGELRFEGEDITPIETLHKENVIYLSTFSKTLAPGIRIGWVTAPSKIISKLVQAKQGADLHTGVFVQMVAHDICSRGLLRAHVKKVREAYYERRNAMLHAMEEQFPSGVTWTRPQGGLFLWVRLPERVNTTEFLKIALEEKVAYVPGAAFYPDEGGHNTMRLNFSYCRPEMIREGIQRLARAIMREFG; encoded by the coding sequence ATGTCGTTACCCGTTCAACCCGTAGAAACCGAAGTTACCACCGACTGGGACGCCAAGTTCGCCGGCCGCGCCGTCAAGATGACCAGTTCCGTCATCCGCGAACTGCTCAAACTCACCGAGAAGCCCGACATCATCTCGTTCGCAGGCGGGTTGCCCGCCGCCGAACTGTTCCCCATCCGCGAGTTCCGCGAGGCATGCGAATACGTCCTCACCACCAACGGCAGCAAGGCGCTCCAGTACGGCGCTACCGAGGGTTACACGCCCCTGCGCGAGTACCTCTGCGAGAAGATGCAGAAGTACGGCGTCCCCGCCGAGGTGGAAAACATCATCATCACCAACGGCTCGCAGCAGGCGCTGGACCTCATCGGGCGCATCTTCCTGGACAAGGGCGATGTCGTCATCACCGAGCGGCCCACCTACCTGGGCGCGCTCCAGGCGTGGCGCGCCTACGAGCCGCAATTCGCAACCGTGCCCCTGGACGACGACGGCATGTGCGTGGATGAACTGGAGCCTGTGCTCAAGGCCCACCAGGGCAAGGTCAAGTTCATCTACGTCCTGCCCAACTTCCACAACCCGGCGGGTACCACGCTCCCGCTGGAGCGCCGCGCAGAACTGGTGCGCCTGGCCGCTAAGTACGGCGTGCCCATCATAGAAGACGACCCCTACGGCGAACTGCGCTTTGAGGGCGAGGACATCACGCCCATAGAGACGCTGCACAAGGAGAACGTCATCTACCTGAGCACGTTCTCCAAGACCCTGGCGCCGGGCATCCGCATCGGCTGGGTTACCGCGCCGTCCAAGATCATCAGCAAACTGGTGCAGGCCAAGCAGGGCGCGGATTTGCACACGGGCGTCTTCGTGCAGATGGTGGCTCACGACATCTGCAGCCGCGGCCTGCTACGCGCCCACGTCAAGAAGGTGCGCGAGGCCTACTACGAGCGGCGCAACGCCATGCTCCACGCCATGGAGGAGCAGTTCCCCAGCGGCGTAACCTGGACGCGGCCACAGGGCGGCCTATTCCTATGGGTACGCCTGCCCGAGCGGGTCAACACCACCGAGTTCCTGAAAATCGCATTGGAGGAGAAAGTCGCCTATGTTCCAGGCGCCGCGTTCTACCCGGACGAAGGCGGCCACAACACCATGCGCCTCAACTTCTCCTACTGCCGTCCGGAAATGATCCGCGAAGGCATCCAGCGCCTGGCCCGCGCCATCATGCGCGAATTCGGATGA
- a CDS encoding electron transfer flavoprotein subunit alpha, protein MELKVIEEKCTACGTCQMVCPFGAIEVKGNVVVVYETCVSCGICVEACPEQALVLGEMPTTGVRLSDYRNVWVFAEQRDGMLTKVARQLLGKARELADTLGAKAIAVLLGHNVDNLAQELIWYGADEVLLADHPLLEHYRTDAYTKVFANLVQEKKPEIVLFGATHIGRDLAPRVAQRLHTGLTADCTGLDIDESERLLLQTRPAFGGNIMATIACPRHRPQMATVRPGVMRALPEDKTRTGEITRVDVDLSESDLMTKILEVIKEGKHTVDLEEAKVIVTGGRGLGGPDGFKLIEQLATVLGGAVGASRAAVDAGWISHDHQVGQTGKTVHPELYIACGVSGAIQHQAGMKDAKYIIAINKDPSAPIFQIADFGVVGDLYKVIPALIKEIEAATAGTAV, encoded by the coding sequence ATGGAACTGAAGGTCATTGAGGAAAAATGCACAGCGTGTGGCACCTGCCAGATGGTCTGCCCATTTGGAGCCATTGAGGTCAAGGGCAACGTGGTCGTCGTGTACGAGACGTGCGTCTCCTGCGGCATCTGCGTGGAGGCCTGCCCCGAGCAGGCGCTGGTCCTGGGCGAAATGCCCACCACCGGCGTGCGCCTGAGCGACTACCGCAACGTGTGGGTCTTCGCCGAGCAGCGCGACGGCATGCTGACCAAAGTGGCCCGCCAACTCTTGGGCAAGGCCCGCGAACTCGCCGACACCCTGGGCGCCAAGGCTATCGCCGTGCTCCTGGGCCACAACGTGGACAACCTGGCCCAGGAACTCATCTGGTACGGGGCCGACGAGGTGCTCCTGGCCGATCACCCGTTGCTGGAACACTACCGCACCGACGCTTACACCAAGGTTTTCGCCAACTTGGTGCAGGAGAAGAAGCCGGAGATCGTCCTGTTCGGCGCGACCCACATCGGCCGCGACCTGGCCCCGCGCGTGGCCCAGCGCCTTCACACCGGCCTCACCGCCGACTGCACCGGCCTGGACATAGACGAGAGCGAGCGACTCCTGCTCCAGACCCGACCGGCCTTCGGCGGCAACATCATGGCCACCATCGCCTGCCCGCGCCACCGCCCGCAGATGGCCACCGTGCGCCCTGGCGTCATGCGCGCCCTGCCCGAGGACAAGACCCGCACCGGCGAGATCACCCGCGTGGACGTGGACCTGTCGGAGAGCGACCTGATGACGAAGATCCTGGAAGTCATCAAGGAGGGCAAACACACCGTGGACCTGGAAGAGGCCAAAGTCATCGTAACGGGCGGGCGCGGCCTGGGTGGCCCCGACGGGTTCAAACTCATTGAGCAACTGGCCACCGTCCTAGGCGGGGCCGTCGGCGCTTCCCGCGCGGCCGTGGACGCGGGCTGGATCTCCCATGACCATCAAGTGGGCCAGACCGGCAAGACCGTGCACCCCGAACTCTACATCGCCTGTGGGGTGTCGGGAGCCATCCAGCACCAGGCCGGCATGAAGGACGCCAAGTACATCATCGCCATCAACAAAGACCCGTCGGCGCCCATCTTCCAGATTGCCGACTTTGGCGTGGTGGGCGACCTGTACAAGGTCATCCCAGCCCTCATCAAGGAGATTGAGGCAGCCACCGCAGGAACCGCTGTGTAA
- a CDS encoding acyl-CoA thioesterase, translating into MAETVTRLRVRYAETDAMGIVHHSAYAVWFEAGRTDFFRAAGLAYAECEARGIFLPVTELYARFSHPAFYDEEVTICTRLAELRSRGITFRYEVRNAADLLLATGHTRHICVTKNREVQSIPIWLRQILAGGASAL; encoded by the coding sequence GTGGCGGAAACCGTAACCCGCCTCCGCGTTCGGTACGCCGAAACGGACGCCATGGGGATCGTCCACCATTCGGCATACGCCGTCTGGTTTGAGGCTGGACGGACCGATTTCTTCCGCGCCGCCGGCCTCGCCTATGCCGAGTGTGAAGCCAGGGGCATCTTCCTGCCCGTTACCGAACTGTACGCGCGCTTCTCGCACCCAGCCTTCTACGACGAGGAGGTGACGATCTGCACGCGCCTCGCCGAACTCCGAAGCCGCGGCATCACCTTCCGCTACGAGGTGCGTAACGCCGCCGACCTACTCCTTGCCACGGGCCACACCCGCCACATTTGCGTCACCAAGAACCGAGAAGTTCAGTCCATCCCTATATGGCTTCGTCAAATCCTAGCCGGAGGGGCCAGCGCTCTATGA
- a CDS encoding acyl-CoA thioesterase, translated as MTTPRVSESTLRVRFAETDAQGIVYYANYFVWFEVGRVNYLREVGFDIPRREKEGITFVIAEARCRYHASARFDDPILVRTWVSQVRQRSFTFSYQVINQETGILLAEGETVQVMMDPKTLRPIRIPDEFRAQLLSEQNP; from the coding sequence ATGACAACGCCGCGCGTTTCCGAGAGCACGCTCCGCGTGCGTTTCGCCGAAACCGACGCCCAGGGCATCGTGTACTACGCCAACTACTTCGTGTGGTTTGAGGTGGGGCGCGTCAACTACCTGCGCGAGGTCGGGTTTGACATCCCCCGCCGCGAGAAGGAAGGCATCACCTTCGTCATCGCCGAGGCGCGGTGCAGGTATCACGCCTCGGCCCGCTTTGACGACCCCATCCTCGTCCGCACGTGGGTGAGCCAGGTTCGGCAGCGCAGTTTCACGTTCTCGTACCAGGTCATCAACCAGGAGACCGGCATCCTGTTGGCCGAAGGGGAGACCGTTCAGGTGATGATGGACCCCAAGACGCTCCGCCCCATACGCATACCCGACGAGTTCCGGGCCCAATTGTTGTCGGAGCAGAACCCGTGA